AATCTTCGCTGCTGCTGCTGCCGATGCTGATGCAAAGATCGAAGAGAAACATCCCGATGTATTGATGCTTGGACCTCAAGTAAGATATCTTGAAGGACAATTTAAAGAAAAGTTAAGTATTCCTGTTGAAGTTATCAATATGCAAGACTACGGAATGATGAACGGTGAAAAAGTTCTTAAGGAAGCATTGAGTTTGATTAAGTAATTTTTTCAATTATGAATGAACAAAAAAGGGCGCATATTAGCACCCTTTTCGTTTTTTACAGAAGAAGTAAGCGCTTAAATTGAGGAGGAAATTTTTAAAATGGCTGAAGAACATGATGAACAACTACAAACAGTAATGGGATTGATTATTAATGGGGGTAACGCTAAGAGTTCGGCTTTTGAAGCTATCAATGCTGCTAAGAAGGGTCATTTTACTGTTGCTGATCAAAAATTAAAAGAATCAGATAAGTTTTTAGTTGATGCTCATAATTCACAAACAGATATGTTAACTAAGGAAGCAAATGGTGAACATGCAAAAGTTACTTTATTAATGGTCCATTCACAAGATCATATTATGAATGCTATTACCTTTAGAGACCTAGCCGGCGAAATCGTTGACTTGTACAAGAGACTAGATAAAGAAGGAGACTAGATATTAATGAGTGAGGGAATTCAAATGCCCAAAGGTTTCCTTTGGGGAGGCGCTGTTGCAGCTCATCAATTAGAGGGTGGCTGGAACGAAGGCGGCAAAGGCGTCAGCATCGCTGATGTTATGACCGCAGGAAGCAAGGGCGTTGCTAGAAAAGTAACCGACGGCGTCAAGGATGGAGAAATTTATCCTAATCATTGGGGTAATGATTTCTATCACAAATATCCTGAGGATATTAAGTTATTTGCTGAATTAGGGTTGAAGTGTTTCAGAACGTCAATTGCCTGGACAAGAATTTTTCCGAATGGCGATGAAGCTGAACCTAATGAAGCGGGATTGAAATTTTACGACGATATGTTTGATGAGTGTCTCAAATATGGCATTCAGCCGGTAATTACTTTGTCACATTTTGAAATGCCATATCATTTGGTTAAAGAATATGGTGGCTTTAGCAACCGTAAAGTAATTGGATTCTTTGATCATTTTGCTGAGGTTTGTTTCAAACGTTATAAGGATAAGGTTAAATATTGGATGACTTTCAATGAAATCAATAATCAAACTGATTGGAAAGATCCACATCCATTGCTACAAGATTCTGGTTTGCAATTAAATAAAGATGACAACTGGGAAGAAGAAATGTTCCAAGCTGCTCATTATGAATTTGTTGCTAGTGCTAGAGCGGTTCAGATTGCACATAAAATTGACCCAAGTCTAAAAGTAGGATCAATGATTGCTATGTGTCCAGTTTATCCTTTGACTTCCAAGCCAGCTGATATCATGAAGGCCGAGCGTGCAATGCAATATCGCTATTATTTTGGTGATGTTCAAGCTTTAGGCTTTTATCCCGAATGGATTCAAAAATATTGGGAACGTAAAGGTTATAATCTTGATATTACTGCCAGTGATTTGGCAACTATCAAGGCAGGAACAGTCGATTATGTCGGTTTTAGTTACTACATGTCCTTTACAACTGAAGCACGTGCTGGTGAAACTCATTTTGATTACGACGAACATAACGATTTAGTTTCAAATCCTCACGTAGAAAAATCTGATTGGGGTTGGCAAATTGATCCAGTCGGACTTCGTTACGCTATGAACTGGATGACGACTCGTTGGCATAAACCTTTGTTCATTGTTGAAAATGGTTTTGGCGCTTACGATAAAGTTGAAAAAGATGGCAGTATTCACGATCCATATCGGATTCAATATTTCCATGATCATATTTTGCAAATGGAAAAGGCTGTCAAAGAAGATG
This sequence is a window from Companilactobacillus alimentarius DSM 20249. Protein-coding genes within it:
- a CDS encoding PTS sugar transporter subunit IIB translates to MAEKTIMLCCAAGMSTSLLVSKMQKAAESDGVDAEIFAAAAADADAKIEEKHPDVLMLGPQVRYLEGQFKEKLSIPVEVINMQDYGMMNGEKVLKEALSLIK
- a CDS encoding PTS lactose/cellobiose transporter subunit IIA; this translates as MAEEHDEQLQTVMGLIINGGNAKSSAFEAINAAKKGHFTVADQKLKESDKFLVDAHNSQTDMLTKEANGEHAKVTLLMVHSQDHIMNAITFRDLAGEIVDLYKRLDKEGD
- a CDS encoding 6-phospho-beta-glucosidase, which gives rise to MSEGIQMPKGFLWGGAVAAHQLEGGWNEGGKGVSIADVMTAGSKGVARKVTDGVKDGEIYPNHWGNDFYHKYPEDIKLFAELGLKCFRTSIAWTRIFPNGDEAEPNEAGLKFYDDMFDECLKYGIQPVITLSHFEMPYHLVKEYGGFSNRKVIGFFDHFAEVCFKRYKDKVKYWMTFNEINNQTDWKDPHPLLQDSGLQLNKDDNWEEEMFQAAHYEFVASARAVQIAHKIDPSLKVGSMIAMCPVYPLTSKPADIMKAERAMQYRYYFGDVQALGFYPEWIQKYWERKGYNLDITASDLATIKAGTVDYVGFSYYMSFTTEARAGETHFDYDEHNDLVSNPHVEKSDWGWQIDPVGLRYAMNWMTTRWHKPLFIVENGFGAYDKVEKDGSIHDPYRIQYFHDHILQMEKAVKEDGVQLLGYTPWGHIDLVSASTGEMKKRYGMIYVDEDDDGHGSLKRSKKDSFYWYKKVIESNGKDLDI